Proteins encoded by one window of Moorella humiferrea:
- a CDS encoding PRC-barrel domain-containing protein — protein MFYTSKKLTGMPVVSLADGHQLGRIKRLLIDPQKLAIVAFTVERKGWFKEQPVIPYNHVKSVGNHAVTVDQASAVVKLSSLPELEALARHPLPILGARVITEEGTVLGTVEDFRFDPQDGKIYYLDIKSGLLHGSKSLETAQIVTCGRDAIIARAGAEETLKKPAGLLNIQWQDTAAGAGKALQEARTFTRRATETLNRYCRNLPFGRKNNKDVPPEGS, from the coding sequence ATGTTTTATACCAGCAAAAAGCTTACCGGAATGCCCGTAGTCAGCCTGGCGGACGGCCATCAGCTGGGACGGATCAAGCGCCTTTTAATCGACCCGCAAAAACTGGCCATCGTCGCTTTTACCGTTGAACGAAAAGGATGGTTCAAAGAACAACCAGTAATTCCCTATAACCACGTCAAAAGCGTAGGCAACCATGCCGTTACCGTTGATCAGGCCAGTGCCGTGGTGAAGTTAAGTTCCCTGCCCGAACTGGAGGCCCTGGCCAGGCATCCCCTGCCCATTTTGGGCGCCAGGGTGATTACGGAGGAAGGCACCGTATTGGGAACCGTTGAAGACTTCCGCTTCGACCCCCAGGACGGCAAGATCTACTATCTAGACATTAAAAGCGGTTTGCTCCATGGGAGTAAAAGCCTGGAAACTGCGCAAATCGTTACCTGCGGCAGGGACGCCATCATAGCCCGGGCCGGGGCCGAAGAAACGCTAAAAAAGCCTGCCGGTCTGCTAAACATCCAATGGCAGGATACCGCCGCCGGAGCCGGTAAGGCCCTTCAAGAAGCCCGTACCTTCACCCGCCGGGCAACGGAAACCCTCAACCGCTACTGCCGTAACCTCCCCTTCGGACGTAAAAATAACAAGGATGTCCCCCCTGAAGGGAGCTAA
- a CDS encoding 50S ribosomal protein L25/general stress protein Ctc, whose amino-acid sequence MQVQTINAEVRPDTGKQTAGRMRRQGKVPGVIYGKKVGNLPLAVPRKELERVLDREGGSALLKVIIGGQGQAREFTAMVREVQRHPIKGEIIHIDFHQISLDEEIRATVPIVLEGEARGVRNGGILQYGLREVEVEALPADLPETLTIDISDLDVGEHLSVADIKAPRGVKILTEPDAVIATIVSTRAVEAEEDAAPDGETQAAE is encoded by the coding sequence ATGCAGGTGCAGACAATCAATGCTGAAGTGAGGCCTGACACTGGAAAACAGACGGCCGGACGTATGCGGCGGCAGGGTAAGGTGCCGGGTGTTATTTACGGTAAAAAGGTGGGCAACCTTCCCCTGGCAGTTCCCCGCAAAGAGCTGGAAAGGGTTCTGGACCGGGAAGGCGGGAGTGCCCTGCTTAAAGTAATAATCGGCGGTCAAGGGCAGGCAAGGGAATTCACGGCAATGGTCAGGGAGGTCCAGCGCCATCCCATCAAAGGCGAAATTATCCATATCGATTTTCATCAAATTTCCCTGGACGAAGAGATTAGGGCCACCGTCCCCATCGTTTTGGAAGGAGAGGCTCGGGGTGTTCGAAACGGCGGCATCCTCCAGTACGGCCTGCGGGAGGTAGAAGTGGAGGCCCTTCCTGCCGACTTGCCGGAAACCCTTACGATAGACATCAGCGACCTGGATGTTGGCGAACACTTATCGGTTGCCGATATTAAAGCGCCGCGGGGGGTAAAAATCCTTACCGAACCCGACGCCGTAATTGCCACCATAGTGAGCACCCGGGCCGTAGAAGCGGAAGAAGACGCGGCGCCTGATGGAGAAACGCAGGCTGCAGAATAG
- the pth gene encoding aminoacyl-tRNA hydrolase, with product MQMVVGLGNPGPQYEATRHNAGFMAVDLLADELGIAFKTDKHRALVGGGNVAGREVLLVKPLTYMNNSGEAVAPLVRWYGIIPEELIVVHDDLDLSLGMMRIRAKGSSGGHRGLQSIIAALGTTAVPRLKIGIGRPPAGQDVVDYVLQPFSRDEWSLVAPALRRAAAALRFLLEGGTLEEGMNLFNRRL from the coding sequence GTGCAGATGGTTGTGGGCCTGGGCAATCCCGGGCCCCAGTATGAGGCAACCCGCCATAACGCCGGTTTCATGGCGGTCGATCTCCTTGCCGACGAATTAGGAATCGCATTTAAGACAGACAAGCACCGGGCCCTGGTCGGTGGGGGAAACGTTGCTGGCAGGGAGGTTCTCCTGGTTAAACCCCTTACTTATATGAACAACAGCGGCGAGGCCGTGGCGCCTTTGGTCCGGTGGTACGGCATCATTCCGGAGGAGTTGATAGTTGTCCACGACGATCTGGATCTGTCTCTGGGAATGATGCGTATCAGGGCTAAGGGGAGCTCGGGCGGCCATCGCGGTTTACAATCAATCATCGCCGCCCTGGGGACAACAGCCGTACCCAGGTTAAAGATAGGTATCGGCCGGCCGCCGGCTGGGCAAGATGTAGTTGATTATGTCCTGCAGCCCTTCAGCAGGGATGAATGGTCCCTGGTGGCTCCCGCCCTCCGGCGGGCGGCAGCAGCCCTTCGTTTTCTCCTGGAAGGCGGAACTTTAGAAGAGGGCATGAATCTTTTTAACCGCAGATTATGA
- the mfd gene encoding transcription-repair coupling factor — translation MYNHYGILQIVRESSQFHSIIKGLEQGLAEQQLYGLPEGLKGVWLAALLADCRPVVCVTAGSDEAGKLAADITSFLTAARVDYFPARELLPLEVYTHSPELSDQRLHVLHHVLTGKIELVIVPVDALLQKLPPPETLKDALISLEVGQTINREVLLEKLVSLGYRRQEVVSAPGHMAVRGGVIDVYPVGSAEPVRLELFGDEIDSLRFFNPETQLSVAETRSVTIGPAREVLPPADIEPGMATLKAEFEEVHAALRRRQPQAARELKQRFEKMAERLEMGDWPEGIEQLQAAFYPRLATLFDYFPRTPLLVFDDPARIFEEIQRREQQRLGIFTEMLTGGMALPLQGQAYMEGHELVHLFSRYQRLYFSILPRRAPGTSPRQLLGVTAQPVPAFQGRMHLLLDELSRWRRQGYRIIFMVPEPERMAGLRQALSEGNIMSQNVNDVATVPEKGQVLFVTGRLHQGFTWPEMGLAVLGDAEIYGGVKRPRRVKPAGEGTKITSFQDLREGDYVVHVHHGIGRYLGLKQLEVGGVKKDYLLIQYAGQDRLYVPVEQISLVQKYVGAEGHVPRLYRLGGNEWHKVKSRVQEAVQAMAEELLDIYAKREAMPGYAFSPDTPWQREFEEAFPYTETPDQLKAIAEVKADMEQPRPMDRLLCGDVGYGKTEVAMRAAFKAVMDGKQVAVLVPTTILAQQHYNTFKGRFENFPVKIAVLSRFSSPAEQKRVIKALKKGEIDIIIGTHRLLSKDVAFKDLGLVIIDEEQRFGVAHKEKLKKLRYSVDVLTMTATPIPRTLHMALAGVRNMSLIETPPEDRFPVQTYVVEYSPELVREAIRRELDRGGQVYFVHNRVMDIDRFAYHVQQLVPEARVAVAHGQMEERELERVMLDFIEGRYDVLVCTTIVENGLDIPNVNTLIVDESDCFGLAQLYQLRGRVGRSSRLAYAYFTYRPDKVLGEVAEKRLAAIREFTALGSGYKIALRDLQIRGAGNLLGPEQHGHMLAVGFDLYCQLLEEAVQKLKRQRGEILLQEKEGPPPASVELHVDTFLSDDYIPDDALKMEFYQRLMAAGDLSQVEAIAEEMEDRFGRPPAAAENLISLSRVRLLAREVGVAGVHQNGREVELHFGHTHNLRGEKLMHLTQHFPRKLTFSSAGGLTIKVRTAGLDQQGLLTLLEDVLTRIKYLVAEAAG, via the coding sequence ATGTATAATCATTATGGTATATTGCAAATTGTCAGAGAAAGTTCCCAATTTCACAGCATAATTAAAGGTTTGGAGCAGGGTTTGGCGGAGCAGCAGCTCTACGGCCTGCCGGAAGGATTAAAGGGGGTATGGCTGGCGGCCCTGCTTGCGGACTGTCGTCCCGTTGTTTGTGTAACGGCGGGTAGCGATGAAGCGGGGAAGCTGGCAGCCGATATTACCTCTTTCTTGACGGCGGCCAGGGTTGACTATTTTCCGGCGCGGGAACTTCTGCCCCTCGAAGTCTATACCCACAGTCCCGAACTTTCTGACCAGCGTTTACATGTTTTGCACCATGTCCTTACGGGAAAAATCGAGCTGGTGATTGTACCGGTAGACGCCCTTTTGCAGAAATTGCCGCCGCCTGAAACCCTAAAAGACGCCCTCATATCGTTGGAAGTCGGACAGACCATCAACCGCGAGGTTCTTTTGGAAAAATTAGTTTCCCTGGGCTACCGGCGGCAAGAGGTAGTAAGTGCGCCCGGCCATATGGCCGTACGGGGCGGCGTTATTGACGTTTATCCGGTGGGTTCTGCCGAGCCGGTGCGTCTGGAATTATTCGGCGACGAAATAGACTCTTTACGTTTCTTTAATCCGGAAACACAGCTTTCGGTAGCGGAGACGCGCTCCGTAACTATAGGTCCCGCCCGCGAGGTTTTGCCTCCGGCCGATATAGAACCTGGGATGGCCACTCTTAAGGCGGAATTTGAGGAAGTCCATGCTGCCTTACGCCGCCGCCAGCCCCAGGCGGCCCGGGAATTAAAGCAAAGGTTTGAGAAAATGGCAGAGCGCCTGGAAATGGGCGACTGGCCTGAAGGCATAGAACAGCTTCAGGCGGCTTTTTATCCGCGCCTGGCCACCCTTTTCGACTACTTTCCCCGGACCCCGCTGTTGGTTTTCGACGACCCGGCGCGCATTTTTGAAGAAATACAACGGCGAGAGCAACAGCGCCTGGGTATTTTTACGGAGATGTTGACCGGTGGCATGGCCCTGCCCCTACAGGGGCAGGCCTATATGGAAGGCCACGAGCTGGTGCATCTTTTTAGTCGTTACCAGCGCCTTTATTTTTCCATTTTACCCAGGCGGGCACCGGGTACCAGCCCTCGTCAGCTCCTGGGTGTTACGGCACAGCCCGTTCCGGCTTTTCAAGGGCGAATGCATCTTTTGCTGGATGAGCTGAGTCGCTGGCGGCGCCAGGGCTATCGCATAATTTTTATGGTTCCCGAACCGGAACGCATGGCGGGCCTGCGCCAGGCCCTGTCCGAGGGGAACATCATGAGCCAGAACGTCAACGACGTGGCCACTGTTCCGGAAAAGGGCCAGGTACTTTTTGTTACCGGGCGCCTGCATCAGGGTTTTACCTGGCCGGAGATGGGTCTGGCCGTCCTGGGCGATGCGGAGATTTACGGTGGGGTAAAGAGGCCAAGGCGAGTCAAGCCGGCCGGAGAAGGGACGAAAATAACCTCTTTCCAGGATCTTCGGGAAGGTGATTACGTCGTTCACGTCCATCACGGCATTGGACGCTATCTGGGATTAAAGCAGCTGGAAGTAGGCGGGGTTAAGAAGGATTATCTCCTCATTCAATACGCCGGTCAGGACCGTCTTTACGTACCCGTCGAACAAATCTCCCTGGTGCAAAAGTATGTGGGTGCCGAGGGTCATGTTCCCCGTCTGTACCGCCTGGGAGGTAATGAATGGCATAAAGTTAAAAGCCGCGTTCAGGAAGCAGTCCAGGCCATGGCCGAAGAATTACTGGATATTTACGCTAAAAGGGAGGCCATGCCGGGTTATGCCTTTTCCCCTGATACCCCCTGGCAGCGGGAATTTGAAGAGGCTTTTCCTTATACTGAGACGCCGGACCAGCTCAAAGCCATCGCTGAGGTCAAGGCCGACATGGAACAGCCCCGGCCCATGGATCGCCTGCTGTGCGGGGACGTTGGGTACGGCAAGACCGAGGTGGCCATGCGGGCGGCTTTTAAAGCCGTCATGGACGGCAAGCAGGTAGCCGTACTGGTGCCGACGACCATCCTCGCCCAGCAGCACTACAACACCTTTAAAGGGCGTTTTGAAAATTTTCCTGTGAAAATAGCCGTATTAAGCCGCTTTTCCTCACCCGCTGAGCAGAAAAGGGTGATCAAGGCCTTAAAGAAGGGCGAAATAGATATTATCATCGGTACCCACCGTTTACTGTCCAAAGACGTTGCCTTTAAGGATTTAGGCCTGGTAATTATTGATGAAGAGCAGCGCTTCGGTGTGGCCCACAAAGAAAAATTGAAAAAACTGCGTTACAGCGTCGACGTTCTCACCATGACGGCCACTCCCATCCCCCGCACCTTGCATATGGCCCTGGCCGGGGTCCGCAACATGAGCCTTATCGAGACGCCGCCGGAAGACCGCTTTCCTGTCCAGACCTATGTGGTGGAGTACAGCCCGGAGCTGGTACGCGAGGCCATTCGGCGGGAACTGGACCGTGGTGGTCAGGTATATTTTGTTCACAACAGGGTAATGGACATCGATCGTTTTGCCTACCACGTCCAGCAATTGGTGCCGGAGGCCAGGGTGGCGGTGGCCCACGGCCAGATGGAGGAAAGGGAACTGGAAAGGGTCATGCTTGATTTTATCGAGGGGCGTTACGACGTTCTTGTTTGTACTACCATTGTAGAAAACGGCCTTGATATTCCCAACGTCAACACCCTGATCGTCGATGAGAGCGACTGCTTTGGCCTGGCCCAACTATACCAGCTCCGGGGGCGTGTAGGCCGCAGCAGCCGTTTGGCATACGCCTACTTTACCTACCGTCCGGATAAGGTTTTGGGAGAGGTGGCCGAAAAGCGTTTGGCGGCCATAAGGGAATTTACGGCCCTCGGTTCGGGATATAAAATCGCCCTGAGGGATCTTCAGATACGGGGAGCGGGCAACCTTCTAGGGCCGGAACAGCATGGTCATATGCTTGCCGTAGGCTTTGACCTTTATTGCCAATTATTAGAAGAAGCGGTCCAAAAATTAAAACGCCAGCGCGGCGAGATTTTGCTCCAGGAAAAAGAAGGGCCTCCTCCTGCGTCAGTAGAACTACATGTAGATACTTTCTTAAGCGACGACTATATTCCCGACGATGCTTTAAAAATGGAATTTTATCAACGCCTGATGGCGGCCGGGGATTTATCCCAGGTCGAGGCCATTGCCGAGGAAATGGAAGATCGTTTCGGCAGGCCTCCGGCTGCGGCGGAAAACCTCATCAGCCTTAGCAGGGTTCGCCTTTTAGCCAGGGAGGTCGGCGTCGCCGGCGTTCACCAGAACGGCCGGGAGGTGGAACTGCATTTCGGCCACACCCATAACTTGCGGGGAGAAAA